One Sus scrofa isolate TJ Tabasco breed Duroc chromosome 1, Sscrofa11.1, whole genome shotgun sequence DNA segment encodes these proteins:
- the ACAA2 gene encoding 3-ketoacyl-CoA thiolase, mitochondrial: MALLRGVFIVAAKRTPFGAFGGLLKDFTATDLTEFAARAALSAGNVSPETIDSVIVGNVMQSSSDAIYLARHVGLRVGIPKETPALTVNRLCGSGFQSIVNGCQEICAKDAKVVLCGGTESMSQAPYCVRNIRFGTKLGLDLKLEDSLWTGLTDQHIQIPMAITAENLAAKHKISREECDKYALQSQQRWKAANDAGYFNNEMAPIEVKTKKGKQTMQVDEHARPQTTLEQLSKLPPVFKKEGTVTAGNASGISDGAGAVIIASEDAVKKHNFTPLARIVGYFASGCDPSIMGIGPVPAITGALKKAGLSLKDMDLVEVNEAFAPQYLAVEKSLDLDPSKTNVNGGAIALGHPLGGSGARITSHLVHELRRRGKKYAVGSACIGGGQGIAIIIENTA, encoded by the exons GTGTGTTCATCGTTGCTGCTAAGCGGACACCCTTTGGAGCTTTTGGAGGTCTTCTGAAAGACTTCACAGCTACTGATTTGACTGAATTTGCTGCCAGGGCTGCCTTATCTGCTGGCAACGTCTCTCCTGAAACTATTGACAGTGTCATTGTAGGCAATGTCATGCAG AGTTCTTCAGATGCTATATACTTGGCAAGACATGTTGGTTTGCGTGTGGGAATCCCAAAGGAGACCCCGGCTCTCACGGTTAATaggctctgtggctctggtttccaGTCCATTGTGAATGGATGTCAG gaaaTTTGTGCTAAAGATGCTAAAGTCGTCTTGTGTGGAGGAACTGAAAGCATGAGCCAGGCTCCTTACTGTGTCAGAAATATTCGTTTTGGAACCAAGCTTGGATTGGATCTCAAG CTAGAAGATAGTTTGTGGACAGGATTAACAGATCAGCATATCCAAATCCCGATGGCAATTACTGCAGAGAATCTTGCTGCAAAACATAAGATAAGCAGAGAAGAATGTGACAAGTACGCCCTACAGTCACAACAGAGGTGGAAAGCTG CTAATGATGCTGGCTACTTTAATAATGAAATGGCACCAATCGAAgtgaagacaaagaaaggaaaacagaccaTGCAAGTAGATGAACATGCTCGGCCCCAGACCACCCTGGAGCAGTTGAGTAAACTCCCTCCAGTGTTCAAGAAAGAAGGGACTGTTACCGCAGGGAACGCGTCG GGAATTAGCGATGGTGCTGGAGCTGTTATCATAGCTAGTGAAGATGCTGTTAAAAAACATAACTTCACACCACTGGCAAGAATCGTGGGCTATTTTGCGTCTGGATGTGATCCCTCTATCATGGGTATTG GTCCTGTCCCTGCTATCACTGGGGCACTGAAGAAAGCAGGACTAAGTCTTAAGGACATGGATTTGGTAGAA GTGAATGAAGCTTTTGCTCCGCAGTACTTGGCAGTTGAAAAGAGTTTGGATCTTGACCCAAGTAAAACCAACGTGAACGGGGGAGCCATTGCATTGGGTCACCCATTGGGAGGATCTGGAGCAAGAATTACCTCACACCTGGTTCATGAATTAAG gcGCCGGGGTAAAAAATATGCTGTGGGATCAGCCTGCATTGGAGGGGGCCAAGGAATTGCCATCATCATTGAGAACACAGCCTGA